The following coding sequences lie in one Haladaptatus sp. DJG-WS-42 genomic window:
- a CDS encoding ATP-binding protein → MTHPDATTVQVADDADVVLAGRETRATLERIEFDETTVEEVVLVVHELASNIVKHAGAGSITLTLQTDGERTGIEIYANDTGPGIADVGQAVVDGYSTSGSLGGGLGAIYRLMDTVVIESDGDREAGFEVVATRWQSASSVYSAPPIVVGAATRAMPGHDQNGDAFLIEHGAETTLVGVIDGLGHGEAAHQASSAAQQYVRTHSTQPLSDIFEGVERACRNTRGVVMLLARFDWNTATVTLGSVGNITLRVCHSPKSRHLTPKRGVLGGNAPAPVIAEWDWSPASVMVVHSDGLRSNWQCDEFSLRDGQSVTAIADDLLTTLSTHDDDATVLVITEATP, encoded by the coding sequence ATGACGCATCCAGATGCCACTACGGTGCAGGTTGCGGATGACGCCGATGTCGTCCTCGCCGGACGAGAGACGAGAGCCACCCTCGAACGAATCGAGTTCGACGAAACGACCGTCGAAGAGGTCGTTCTCGTCGTCCACGAGCTGGCGTCGAACATCGTCAAACACGCCGGTGCGGGCTCCATCACCCTCACCCTCCAGACGGACGGCGAGCGGACAGGTATCGAGATATACGCGAACGATACGGGCCCCGGAATCGCCGACGTCGGCCAGGCGGTCGTCGACGGATACTCGACGTCGGGGAGTCTGGGCGGCGGGCTCGGCGCGATCTATCGCCTCATGGACACTGTCGTCATCGAATCAGACGGCGACCGCGAAGCCGGCTTCGAGGTAGTCGCAACGCGGTGGCAATCGGCGTCGTCGGTCTATTCCGCGCCGCCAATCGTTGTCGGTGCGGCGACGCGAGCGATGCCAGGGCACGACCAGAACGGCGACGCGTTCCTCATAGAGCACGGCGCCGAAACGACGCTCGTCGGAGTGATCGATGGGCTCGGCCACGGCGAAGCGGCACACCAGGCATCGAGTGCGGCCCAACAGTACGTTCGGACGCACTCCACCCAGCCGCTTTCCGACATCTTCGAAGGGGTCGAGCGCGCCTGTCGCAACACGCGCGGTGTGGTGATGCTCCTCGCGCGCTTCGACTGGAACACCGCTACCGTCACGCTCGGCAGCGTCGGCAACATCACCCTCCGAGTCTGTCACTCGCCCAAATCGCGCCACCTCACCCCCAAGCGGGGCGTCCTCGGTGGAAACGCACCCGCACCCGTGATCGCTGAGTGGGACTGGAGTCCGGCGTCCGTCATGGTGGTGCACTCAGACGGGCTGCGCTCGAACTGGCAGTGTGACGAGTTCTCGCTGCGCGACGGGCAATCGGTGACCGCCATCGCAGACGACCTGCTCACGACCCTCTCGACCCACGACGACGACGCCACCGTACTCGTCATCACGGAGGCGACGCCATGA
- a CDS encoding PAS domain S-box protein produces MTEDVPARDEATNKELRAELRESRSRIRGLEAELAETNEGMVALTLELENARERYQTIFEESTDGILLIEPDQDTIHEANPQACTLLGYDRETIMTLSPADIFPDESDRSHTFAEAVVHGWADGFTCRTKDGRKVDVDISASMVTLNGQSLLLAALRDVTERKRREQRLQVLTRIFRHNLRNDGNIIQGHADLLYDEVSGSPLEANVFQIRETIDEILELSSKVRRVQDILDQSRLYKSPLAELLSHHEAWFEQTYPETTLTSSVPEEEIVVGRRLGVAIQEVIENAAKHTGDGTTITVSAEIDDDQVWVKVADDGPGIPDQELEVIQVGAETPLAHSSGVGLWFTSWVVDSLGGKLSVQRRDPEGTLVSMAVPVLTPEAAQPGWNEQHTPNQP; encoded by the coding sequence ATGACCGAAGACGTACCGGCCCGCGACGAAGCGACGAACAAGGAGCTTCGAGCCGAACTCCGCGAGTCGCGGTCGCGGATTCGAGGGCTAGAGGCGGAGCTGGCGGAGACCAACGAAGGGATGGTCGCGCTGACGCTCGAACTCGAGAATGCGAGAGAGCGATATCAAACCATCTTCGAAGAGAGCACCGACGGCATCCTCCTCATCGAACCGGATCAGGACACCATCCACGAGGCGAATCCGCAGGCGTGCACCCTCCTTGGATACGACCGAGAGACGATTATGACGCTGTCACCGGCTGACATCTTCCCCGACGAGAGCGACCGGTCTCACACGTTCGCAGAGGCGGTCGTCCACGGCTGGGCCGACGGGTTCACCTGCCGCACCAAAGACGGGCGAAAGGTCGATGTAGACATCTCCGCGTCGATGGTCACCCTAAACGGTCAGTCGTTGCTGCTCGCCGCCTTGCGCGACGTGACGGAGCGAAAGCGCCGTGAACAGCGCCTGCAGGTTCTCACGCGGATTTTCCGACACAACCTCCGCAACGACGGGAACATCATCCAGGGCCACGCAGACCTGCTGTACGACGAGGTCTCGGGCTCTCCCCTCGAAGCGAACGTGTTCCAGATTCGAGAGACGATAGACGAGATACTGGAGTTGAGCAGCAAAGTCCGACGGGTCCAGGACATCCTTGACCAGAGTCGGTTGTACAAGAGTCCACTCGCCGAGTTGCTCTCACACCACGAGGCATGGTTCGAACAAACCTACCCGGAGACGACGCTGACCAGCTCCGTGCCCGAGGAGGAAATCGTCGTCGGCCGACGACTCGGCGTTGCCATCCAGGAGGTGATAGAAAACGCCGCAAAGCACACCGGCGATGGGACGACCATCACCGTCTCGGCCGAGATCGACGACGACCAAGTGTGGGTCAAAGTCGCAGACGACGGCCCGGGAATCCCCGACCAAGAGCTCGAAGTCATCCAGGTCGGTGCGGAGACTCCACTTGCCCACTCGAGCGGTGTCGGGCTCTGGTTCACCTCATGGGTTGTTGATAGTCTCGGCGGCAAGCTGTCCGTTCAGCGGCGCGACCCGGAGGGAACGCTCGTCTCGATGGCCGTCCCCGTACTTACGCCAGAAGCAGCCCAGCCGGGCTGGAACGAACAACACACACCGAATCAACCATGA
- a CDS encoding response regulator — translation MTSDSQLSTVLVVEDEHSLADLFEMFLESKYTVHTAHDGATALELMSDEVDVVLLDRRMPGISGEEVLKAIRAEGYDCRVAMVTAVTPDVDIIEMGFDEYLTKPVTRTELLETVDQLVELASYDELIQEYYQLISTKATLEVEKDDRYLAENEEYAQLTARMAELKVQLRSTEESLSDVDVRSLIIQGGVQTDTE, via the coding sequence ATGACATCCGATAGTCAACTTTCGACGGTGCTCGTCGTCGAAGACGAACACTCGCTCGCCGACCTGTTCGAAATGTTCTTGGAGTCTAAGTACACCGTCCACACGGCCCATGATGGTGCGACGGCGCTCGAACTGATGAGCGACGAGGTCGACGTCGTTCTCCTCGACCGGCGGATGCCTGGCATCTCCGGAGAGGAAGTGCTCAAAGCCATCCGTGCGGAGGGGTACGACTGCCGGGTTGCCATGGTGACCGCCGTCACGCCCGATGTCGATATCATCGAGATGGGATTCGACGAGTACCTGACGAAACCCGTCACACGAACGGAGTTACTCGAAACCGTAGACCAGCTCGTAGAACTTGCCAGCTACGACGAACTGATACAAGAGTACTACCAGCTTATTTCAACGAAGGCGACGCTCGAGGTCGAAAAGGACGACCGGTATCTCGCAGAGAACGAGGAGTACGCGCAACTGACCGCCCGGATGGCCGAGTTGAAAGTCCAGCTCCGTTCGACGGAGGAGTCGTTATCCGACGTCGATGTTCGAAGCCTCATCATCCAAGGAGGGGTACAAACTGACACAGAATGA
- a CDS encoding PAS domain-containing sensor histidine kinase, translated as MTSESIELYEQIVALMGDGVYVLDLNGRYVKVNDRFVELTGYDRENLLQKQPSILLDEAAVEQFEQAIQQLITTETNAIKTVEATITTASGDCVPLEATLTVLWEDGEAVGTIGVVRDITARKAREEKLKRQNERLEKFATVVTHDLRNPLNVAMGRLEIAKETGESRHFEAIANAQKRMERIIEDVLAVARQGEAVEETQPVTLDTVARRAWDTVDTGTATLVVDTDTRIDADVSRLTQLFENLFRNSVEHASTGEQPATNSANERSEEAVTVHVGRLDNDAGFYVEDTGRGIPPDKRERVFESGYTTDSEGTGFGLAIVMEIAMAHGWKIDVKGGTAGGARFEFTTEPTE; from the coding sequence ATGACCTCCGAGTCCATCGAACTCTACGAACAGATAGTCGCTCTGATGGGCGACGGGGTTTACGTCCTCGATTTGAACGGCCGATACGTGAAGGTAAACGACCGCTTCGTTGAGCTTACGGGGTACGATCGAGAAAATCTGCTCCAGAAACAGCCCTCAATCCTGCTGGATGAGGCGGCCGTAGAGCAGTTCGAACAGGCGATCCAGCAGCTCATTACGACAGAGACGAACGCCATCAAGACGGTCGAAGCGACCATTACGACCGCATCCGGAGACTGCGTTCCGTTAGAGGCCACGCTCACAGTGCTCTGGGAAGATGGGGAAGCAGTGGGAACAATCGGGGTCGTTCGTGACATCACAGCGCGCAAAGCCCGAGAGGAAAAGTTGAAACGCCAGAACGAACGTCTCGAAAAGTTTGCTACGGTGGTCACACACGACTTACGAAACCCACTGAATGTGGCGATGGGCCGACTCGAAATAGCAAAAGAGACGGGTGAGTCAAGGCATTTCGAGGCGATTGCAAACGCTCAAAAACGGATGGAGCGCATCATCGAAGACGTCCTGGCGGTGGCTCGACAAGGCGAGGCGGTCGAAGAGACACAGCCGGTTACGCTCGACACGGTTGCACGCCGCGCGTGGGATACCGTTGACACCGGCACGGCGACACTCGTCGTGGACACTGACACGCGAATCGACGCCGACGTAAGCCGCCTCACCCAGCTGTTCGAGAACTTGTTCCGGAACAGTGTCGAACACGCTTCGACCGGCGAGCAACCAGCGACCAACAGCGCGAACGAACGCTCCGAAGAAGCAGTAACCGTGCACGTTGGCCGGCTCGACAACGACGCAGGGTTTTACGTCGAAGACACCGGTCGCGGCATCCCGCCAGACAAGCGCGAGCGCGTGTTTGAGTCCGGGTACACGACTGACTCCGAGGGAACCGGCTTCGGACTCGCAATCGTCATGGAAATTGCGATGGCACACGGCTGGAAAATCGACGTCAAGGGAGGAACAGCGGGCGGTGCGCGGTTTGAATTCACAACGGAACCGACTGAGTGA
- a CDS encoding universal stress protein, which translates to MTLLVPFDGSALAETALKRAAEFGDAFGKTVVVLVVIPDDETYAEERGWTDGGSFDAEAFTETLRTRVEAIAPEATFRVEHARDPEDEPYSSVTMNIVRTVRKVAAEVDADIVFIGSENAGRVSQPLTSVGAPVSADPQYDVHIVRHAK; encoded by the coding sequence ATGACACTCCTCGTTCCCTTCGACGGCTCCGCGCTGGCCGAAACCGCCTTGAAGCGAGCCGCAGAGTTCGGCGACGCGTTTGGGAAAACTGTGGTCGTGCTCGTCGTCATTCCAGACGACGAAACCTACGCAGAAGAGCGTGGTTGGACCGATGGCGGGAGTTTCGATGCGGAGGCGTTCACCGAAACCTTGCGCACTCGCGTCGAGGCCATCGCCCCCGAAGCGACGTTCCGCGTCGAGCACGCCCGCGACCCAGAAGACGAGCCGTACTCGTCGGTGACGATGAACATTGTCCGCACCGTCAGGAAGGTCGCAGCCGAGGTCGATGCAGACATCGTCTTCATCGGCAGCGAAAACGCCGGACGCGTCTCTCAGCCGCTCACGAGCGTCGGCGCGCCGGTGTCAGCCGACCCGCAGTACGACGTCCACATTGTGCGCCACGCGAAGTAA
- a CDS encoding metal-dependent hydrolase, translated as MWPWGHVAVGYLLYSLYHRSRVAAISGVGVFFVALGTQFPDLIDKPLGWNLGILPSGRSLAHSLITAVVIIAIAVAVARRFSREEVGWAFGLGYLSHLATDGLYPVLEGKVIFLSYLGWPLLPIPPYEHESVSILAHFLSMEWSAYFALELVLTALALALWLVDGRPGFGLLTQHLGADAQASDE; from the coding sequence ATGTGGCCCTGGGGACACGTCGCGGTTGGCTATCTGCTGTACTCGTTGTATCATCGCTCTAGAGTTGCAGCCATCTCCGGGGTGGGTGTGTTTTTCGTCGCTCTCGGCACGCAGTTTCCAGACCTCATCGACAAGCCGCTGGGGTGGAATCTCGGCATCCTCCCGAGCGGCCGGTCGCTCGCCCATTCGCTCATCACGGCGGTTGTGATAATTGCCATCGCCGTGGCCGTCGCACGACGCTTCTCGCGGGAGGAGGTGGGCTGGGCGTTTGGCCTTGGCTACCTCTCGCACCTCGCAACCGACGGCCTCTATCCCGTTCTCGAAGGGAAGGTTATCTTCCTCTCGTATCTCGGGTGGCCGCTGCTCCCGATTCCCCCCTACGAACACGAATCCGTGAGCATCCTCGCACACTTCCTCTCGATGGAGTGGTCTGCGTATTTCGCCCTCGAACTGGTGCTCACGGCGCTTGCGCTGGCTCTCTGGTTGGTGGACGGGAGACCTGGATTCGGATTGCTTACACAGCATCTCGGGGCAGACGCGCAGGCGAGCGATGAGTGA
- a CDS encoding ZIP family metal transporter — MALADEFIRLFGSNPVVHGLIGGLVIASLNLLGASLVLVWRNPSEKALDGALGFAAGVMLAASFTSLIIPGIEQYSNGNPLPVLTGVVLGALFLDRSDMLVPHAHYLLSGRSRPDAAHPSTNLPVNDERLSGVVLFILAITLHNMPEGLAVGVGFGSGNIDTAIPLMLAIGIQNIPEGLAVSVAAINAGLDRRFYAAFAGIRSGVVEIPLAVFGAYAVQTVSALLPYAMGFAAGAMLFVISDEIIPETHTGGNERVATFGVIFGAVVMLYLDISLA; from the coding sequence ATGGCGCTCGCTGATGAATTCATCCGGTTGTTCGGGTCTAACCCGGTTGTTCATGGGCTGATTGGTGGGCTGGTCATCGCCTCGCTCAACCTGCTCGGCGCGTCGCTGGTGCTTGTCTGGCGCAACCCCTCCGAGAAAGCACTCGACGGGGCACTCGGCTTCGCCGCAGGCGTCATGCTCGCGGCGAGTTTCACGAGTCTCATCATCCCCGGCATCGAGCAGTACTCGAACGGGAACCCGCTTCCCGTGCTCACAGGCGTCGTGCTCGGCGCGCTGTTTTTAGACCGCTCTGATATGCTCGTCCCCCACGCACACTACCTGCTTTCGGGACGCTCGCGTCCGGACGCCGCCCACCCCTCGACGAACTTGCCCGTAAATGACGAACGACTCTCCGGCGTCGTGCTGTTCATCCTCGCTATCACGCTCCACAACATGCCAGAGGGCCTCGCTGTGGGCGTTGGCTTCGGGAGTGGGAACATCGACACGGCAATTCCACTCATGCTCGCTATCGGCATCCAGAACATCCCCGAAGGGCTTGCGGTGTCGGTCGCCGCCATCAACGCCGGGTTAGACCGTCGCTTCTACGCCGCCTTCGCCGGAATTCGCTCCGGCGTCGTCGAAATCCCCCTCGCGGTGTTCGGCGCGTACGCCGTCCAGACCGTCTCCGCGCTGCTGCCCTACGCGATGGGCTTTGCCGCGGGCGCGATGTTGTTCGTCATCAGCGACGAAATCATCCCCGAAACCCACACTGGCGGCAACGAGCGCGTCGCCACTTTCGGGGTGATTTTCGGCGCCGTCGTGATGTTGTATCTCGACATCTCGCTTGCATAG